The genome window AACGAGAAGGCCATCGTCGACGCCGACGCGGTCGGCGAAGCCGTGAGACGCGCGGTGAAGCGCTCCGGCACGAAGACGCGCGAAGCGGCGATCGCGATCAGCGGCGACGCCGCGATCACGAAAATCATCCAGATGCCGAAGAACCTGAGCGAGGCCGAGCTCGAAGGCCAGGTCGAGCTACAGGCGGATCAGTACATCCCGTTCCCGATGGAGGAAGTGAGCTTCGACTTCGAGGTCGTCGGCGAGAGCGAGCGGGATCCGGACATGCTCGACGTCCTGCTCGTCGCCACGCGCACCGAGAACGTCGAGCAGCGGCAAGCGGCGGTCGAGGCGGCCGGCCTTGCCGCGCGCGTCGTCGACGTCGAGGCGTTCGCCGTCGAGAACGCGTGCCAGCTTCTCACCCATCAGATGCCCGACGGCGGCGCGGACAAGTTCATCGCGATCGTCGACTTCGGCGCGAGCACCACGACGTTCAGCGTGCTGAAGGATCTGAAGGTCATCTACACGCGCGACTTCGCGTTCGGCGGGCAGCAGCTCACCGAAGAGATCATGCGCACCTACGGCCTCAGCATGGAGGACGCCGGCCGGGCGAAGAAGGAAGGCGGCCTGCCGAGCAACTACCAGCCCGAGGTGCTCGACGCGTTCATCGACGACATGTCGCAGCAGGTGAGCCGCTCTCTCCAGTTCTTTCTCGCGTCGGGAAGCGGGCGCGAGCAGCCCGACCAGATTCTCGTCTGCGGCGGCTGCGCGAACATCCCTGGAGTCGCGGACGTCATCGGCAGCCGCGTGGGCATTCCGACGGAGATCGGCGATCCCCTGGGCCAGATGAAGATGTCCTCGCGTGCGAAGGCCCAGGGCGTTCAAAAGGACGCGACCGCGCTGCTCACCGCCTGCGGACTCGCACTACGGAGCTTCGACTGACATGCCGAGAATCAACCTTCTGCCGTGGCGCGCGGAGCTTCGCGAGAAGCGCAAGAAGGAGTTCCTGCTCGCGCTGCTCGGCGCCGTCCTTTTCGGCGGCCTCGTCGTGTACGCATCCAAGCTGACCGTCCAGAGCTGGACCGCGAACCAGAACACCCGCAACTCGATCTTGAAGGCCGAGATCGCGGAGCTGGACAAGCAGATCGAAGAGATCTCCGGCCTCGAGACGCAAAAGAACCGCCTGCTCGCAAGGATGGAGATCATCGATCAGCTGCAGAGGTCGCGGCCCGAGGTCGTGCATCTCTTCGACGAGCTCGTGAACACGCTGCCGGAAGGCGTGCACCTCACGGAGGTGAGGCAGACGGGCTCACGGATCGAGATCAAGGGCGAGGCGCAGTCGAGCACGCGCGTGTCGGCGCTGATGCGCAACATCGACGAGTCCGAGTGGCTGCGCAATCCCGGGCTCGACGTCGTGCAAACCGTCGATAGCGGGCCTTCCCGCAACGCTCGCTTCACGATCTTCGCGGAGCAGGTGCCGATGGCCGAGCACCTCGAGGAGGCGCCATGAACTTCATCGAGCAATTGCAATCGCTCGATACGAACGATCCGGGACGCTGGCCGCTGCCGTTCCGCGTCGGCGCGGTCGTCATCACCTTCATCGGCGTCGTCGCGTTCGGCACGTACACGTTCGTCGTGAAATCCGAGATGCCGCTGCTCGACCGGGCCAAGCTCGAGGAGCAGGAGCTGCGCGCGACCTTCGAGGAGAAGCAGCGCAAGGCGGCGAATTTCGACGCCTACAAGGCCCAG of Gammaproteobacteria bacterium contains these proteins:
- a CDS encoding PilN domain-containing protein, which codes for MPRINLLPWRAELREKRKKEFLLALLGAVLFGGLVVYASKLTVQSWTANQNTRNSILKAEIAELDKQIEEISGLETQKNRLLARMEIIDQLQRSRPEVVHLFDELVNTLPEGVHLTEVRQTGSRIEIKGEAQSSTRVSALMRNIDESEWLRNPGLDVVQTVDSGPSRNARFTIFAEQVPMAEHLEEAP
- a CDS encoding pilus assembly protein PilM; amino-acid sequence: MFARRRIRPLLGLDITTSSVKLIELVENGRGYRVESYAAEPTPPNAINEKAIVDADAVGEAVRRAVKRSGTKTREAAIAISGDAAITKIIQMPKNLSEAELEGQVELQADQYIPFPMEEVSFDFEVVGESERDPDMLDVLLVATRTENVEQRQAAVEAAGLAARVVDVEAFAVENACQLLTHQMPDGGADKFIAIVDFGASTTTFSVLKDLKVIYTRDFAFGGQQLTEEIMRTYGLSMEDAGRAKKEGGLPSNYQPEVLDAFIDDMSQQVSRSLQFFLASGSGREQPDQILVCGGCANIPGVADVIGSRVGIPTEIGDPLGQMKMSSRAKAQGVQKDATALLTACGLALRSFD